In bacterium 336/3, the following proteins share a genomic window:
- a CDS encoding ABC transporter ATP-binding protein, whose protein sequence is MLTIHNLSFSFGGRTMYEEASLQIKPKDKIGLIGLNGTGKSTLLRLIVGEYQPDAGNISKSKECTIGFLNQDLLSYQSEESILQVAMQAFERQNQIQSEINEIIKKLEKDYSDSLVDKLSHLQEEFGILDGYSMQAKAEAVLEGLGFATENLQKPLSTFSGGWRMRVMLAKLLLQHPALLILDEPTNHLDLPSIQWIEEYLADYDGAVLVVSHDRDFLDNIADTIVEISQKKLNIYTGNYTDFLEQKAERQEIQKNAFQNQQALIKQTERFITRFKAKASKAKQVQSRVKALERLDKIEDVIEENVKLHFRFTFSQNSGKQVMELKNISKNYGDLKILQNSSINIERGDKIALVGANGKGKSTVLRILLGTENFEGENKLGHNVRMTYYAQHQIEALNLNVDLLTELNQTGTTRTEVELRTILGCFLFSGEEVFKKIKVLSGGEKSRVALAKTLLSDANFLLLDEPTNHLDIISVSILSQALQSYEGSFIVVSHDRNFIRNIANKIWYIENHQIKEFLGTYDEYEIWQEERLLTQISEKEKAPKEKIKETTPNKSNTTKDSKKIEKDIERIEQEITKLEEEKLSLEQKLADSSLYSQKDVLEQTQQQYSLVESLLFQKMQDWENLLTN, encoded by the coding sequence ATGCTTACAATACACAACCTCTCTTTTTCTTTTGGTGGAAGAACCATGTATGAGGAGGCTTCATTGCAAATCAAGCCCAAAGACAAAATCGGTTTGATAGGTTTAAATGGTACAGGAAAATCTACATTATTGAGGCTCATTGTTGGTGAATATCAGCCTGATGCAGGTAATATTTCTAAAAGTAAAGAGTGTACCATAGGTTTTTTAAATCAAGATTTACTTTCATATCAATCAGAAGAATCTATTTTGCAAGTAGCTATGCAAGCCTTTGAAAGGCAAAATCAGATTCAATCAGAGATTAATGAAATTATCAAGAAGCTTGAAAAAGACTATTCTGATAGCTTAGTAGATAAACTAAGCCACTTACAAGAAGAATTTGGCATTTTGGATGGCTATAGCATGCAAGCTAAAGCTGAAGCTGTATTAGAAGGTTTAGGTTTCGCAACAGAAAACTTACAGAAGCCTTTAAGTACTTTTTCGGGTGGATGGCGTATGCGTGTGATGCTTGCCAAACTATTACTACAACACCCTGCTTTACTCATTTTGGATGAACCTACCAACCACTTGGATTTACCTTCTATTCAGTGGATAGAAGAATACTTGGCAGATTATGATGGGGCTGTTTTGGTAGTTTCTCACGATAGAGATTTTTTAGATAATATTGCTGATACTATTGTAGAAATTTCTCAAAAGAAACTCAATATTTATACAGGCAATTATACTGATTTCTTGGAGCAAAAAGCTGAAAGACAGGAAATTCAGAAAAATGCTTTCCAAAATCAACAAGCCTTGATTAAACAAACTGAGCGTTTTATTACTCGTTTTAAGGCAAAAGCCTCTAAAGCGAAACAAGTACAATCAAGGGTAAAGGCTTTAGAACGTCTGGACAAAATTGAGGATGTAATTGAGGAAAATGTAAAACTTCATTTCAGGTTTACTTTTTCACAAAATTCGGGTAAGCAAGTCATGGAATTGAAGAATATTTCTAAAAATTATGGAGATTTAAAAATTTTACAAAATAGTTCTATTAATATTGAGCGAGGCGATAAAATTGCCTTGGTTGGAGCAAATGGAAAAGGAAAGTCTACAGTTTTAAGAATTTTACTTGGGACAGAAAATTTTGAAGGTGAAAACAAGTTGGGACATAATGTAAGGATGACATATTATGCTCAACATCAGATAGAAGCCTTAAACTTGAATGTTGATTTGCTAACAGAACTGAACCAAACAGGTACAACCAGAACAGAAGTAGAACTTAGAACTATTTTGGGTTGCTTTTTATTTTCAGGAGAGGAAGTTTTCAAAAAAATAAAAGTATTATCAGGAGGAGAGAAATCGAGGGTTGCGTTGGCAAAAACATTGCTTTCTGATGCTAATTTTTTACTTTTAGATGAGCCTACCAACCACTTAGATATTATTTCAGTATCTATTCTTTCACAAGCATTACAAAGCTATGAAGGCTCTTTTATAGTAGTTTCCCATGATAGAAACTTTATTAGGAACATTGCCAATAAAATTTGGTATATTGAGAATCATCAGATTAAAGAGTTTTTAGGTACTTATGACGAATACGAAATTTGGCAAGAAGAAAGGCTTTTAACTCAAATTTCTGAAAAAGAAAAGGCACCAAAAGAAAAAATTAAAGAAACTACTCCCAATAAATCCAATACCACAAAAGATTCTAAAAAAATAGAAAAAGATATTGAGAGGATAGAACAAGAAATTACTAAATTGGAAGAAGAAAAACTATCTTTAGAACAAAAGCTTGCTGATTCAAGTTTATATAGCCAAAAAGATGTGCTTGAACAAACTCAACAACAATATTCTTTAGTAGAATCATTATTATTCCAAAAAATGCAAGATTGGGAGAATCTCTTAACTAATTAA